In the Limanda limanda chromosome 15, fLimLim1.1, whole genome shotgun sequence genome, aaaataaatgtgtaagCTTTCAATAGAGCCCTCAGGTCCGGCCCCAGTGAGGACAAAAGCAAAGGAGTGGTGGCCGCTCACGTTGCTGACGTATATATGATATTGGGTTTTTCTGCATTAAAATGATCCTATGAAATCTAAACACGCTGCAAAGACTCATAAGTCAAAGCAAAGGCAGATATGGAATTTTTCTGAATCAGGGGCCATCAtatacacagaggggccaatgcTAGAGACGCACAgttaagtcattccttgttttcTGTTACATCTACAGTGAATATATTTGTAAAATGGTTCCTGTTCTTCATAAAAGATTCTCAACACATTGACAGCCGTCATCTGAAGTCCCTGCTTCTGTCTGCCCAACAATCCAAGTAGTTCTTACCTGGGATGGCTGTTCCACATCAtctccttcaaaataaatgtataccCCCAGATAAGTTTTCATTACAGCCCTGGGGCCCGCGGCTGCAGTGTCGACAAAAGCTAAGGAGCCTGCCAATAAACAACACGGCACTGCCACCTGTGGCCCTGCTATCTGAAATCAGAGAGAGCCTCAAATTGGAGAACTTTTTTCCTCTGTGCCTAAACAGGTGGCTTTATGAGGAGCCACCGGTGAGGCAGGATATGAAACTCTAGCTGCTTGTGGGAAGCCTTGACAACGGAGCTCATCCACCGTGTGTTTAACTGCAGTGAAGCGCCTCTCCCTCAGCATCCGCCAGAGAAAGCTCTCCACTGAAGCAGGGCAGGTGACAGTTGTGCCCGTGTTTCTCCTTTGCAGCCCCACACCCATCCTCAGATAGAGCAGATATGAAACACAGCATAATCTGTAATCACGTTTCATCATCCTCTCATTCCACTGCTGGCACACTCCCACACCACTTCGCCATTAATTCAATCTCACATCAGATTAATTTAACatcagggagacagagggggggagCCGCCTGTGTAATTAAGTGATACATTAACTCCAGCTATAGAGataaaagtgtgtttgtatCTCCTATTGTTTTTACATCTCGTTGTCTTTATCCTGGAATCTACAGATTCTTATTTCTGTTCTCAGTCTGTAACATCCGtttccacacaaacacccactgaTCTACTACTAtcttgatacattttttttaatatacttCATTGATTTCTAAATGAAATTCTGCACACACACGGCCATGTCTGATGTCATTACGATCACGTAACCACAGCGACAGACGAGTGTCAAACATTCATGTGCTGCTGTGCTGTGAGTAACCTGCAGAGATGGGTGGGATCTTCACACATGTGAAAAGGTGGAATCTCTCGCCGGCTCCTCGGTGTGGAGGATGCCGTCGATGTCACCGTACCCTCGGGGAAATCACCGGTGTTCCAGGTGACGCtgagtgatggaggaggagtggagcagAGCAGATGTGGGGACTGGTTCAGAACTTTATTTGCCATTGTACCCTTCAACACACATCCCTCTTAATTAGGTCTCTGTGGATCGCAGCAGGCATCTGGACTGTTTGCTCATGAACACACTCAATGATGTCCTTTTGTGCTCTcattggcacacacacacatctctctatagttgtgaggacactcgcTGGTACAATGCATTTCCTAGCTCCTTACCCAAACCCTAACCTTAAACCTGATTCAATCCCTAACCCTATAACCAATCTTAACCCTTCAAAAGCCCATTGAAATGTTCTTATTCTGTAGGGtatatgcttaaaatggtccaaAAACCcatacaagaacacacacacacatatacacacacacactctctctctctatatatatatatatatatatctctctctctctctctctctctctctctctctctctctgtctttctaacagacacacacacacaacatacttGTTGAAGTACTATCACAGGATGGACATGCATATATCTGTGTTATTTGGAGGCTGTTGGAGCTATCACTCCATCTAGTGGCTGTTTCAACttgcataagaaaaaaaaaacatggggGGTTGGGGGTCTGCACTGCACCAGCATGGGGGGTTGGGGGTCTGCACTGCACCAGCAGCGTGACTGTAGAGCCCCCTGTGAGCTTCTTGTTCTGGATCCATGCGCATGGACCCAGCACTTCACTGGACCCTGAACCTTTGTTTAACCACGTTAACCCAGTCAATCCACTTCTTTGTCTAACTGTTAATTTATGCCTCTGTCCAAACACGTCATTGATTCCTCTGTGTACAGTTTATACACACTCATTGGTCTGACCATGTGGAGCTGTGTGGAGCCCAGTGGACggtgtgctgttttttttatgtccagCCACCATCACATCAGTTACAGAacaaagtttttaaatataagcatttaaatatacagtacacCCAAATTGTGATAAATAACTGTTCCTACTTAAACCTAAAAGCTGCACTAATCAACAGTTTTATATAAACGATTACTTGGGTTATTAAGTTCTGTGTGAAAAGGTCTCGTTTGAAGTCATAAAGGCTCATAAAGAATTATCACCTTCTTCTGCAGCTTCCACGGATCTAAGGTAGATTTCTTTTTCAAatactttcacttttactccacttcACGATtttgcaaatatctgtactttctatgctttacattttcacctggttttgtattttatttgaaaaagtaAATTATAGTTAAAGGGGAATTGATCCAGTGAGATCTAATCAGAGCAGGCAGGCAACATCAGACCTGCATCACTGGGGAAGAAACAGCTGAAATGAATTCAGAAGAGGTCACCGCCAAGACTCTGTGATGGACTGTTGCATTATGGAATAGGTTACATAgtcagtacttttacttttaatcctTTAAAGTGTGACTACACCCCCAGGTCCAAGCCAAACTCCCCTCACTGCAAGATTTTGAAAAAGTTCTAAAAACTGGGAAGTGGACTGGAGGGGCGAGGAAGGCGGGGCTGGAGGTGAGACAGGGCGAGGGAGGCGGGcctggaggggagagagggcgAGGGAGGCGGGCCTGGATGTGAGAGAGGGCGAGGGAGGCGGGCCTGGATGTCAGTGTTACTGTGAGTGACGTCTTCAGGCCATAAAAATGGAGAGCGACACAGAATTGAAAGGCACCTATACCAAAGGGGGGTTATTTAATGGTGGGGGACTTTTCCCTTCCTGAATGGACATTAGTGTAGTAGAAGACCAGGTTGGTCCGGCCCAGGTACGCCCGAAGACGCAGCTCTCTTTTTACAGAGGCAGTTCAAGTGTAACAGACGATGGAGGCTGTTGCTGGTAGAAGGCTAATGTTGGTTAGAATAAAGATATGTAATTACCATGAATATATTTGTAGATCGTACATAAAATGTCTGACAAAAGGGACACACTGTCCAATGTCCTGTCTGTCCtgacaagtgtgtgtatgtgcaatCTCTGTTAGAGAATTTGTGTTGCAGGGAGGCACCAATGGTTACTCTACGTATGCTACTGGAATGAGATTAGACCACAGTTTGTCCATAAACACTATTTCCTCTGTCTGATGATATTCGATATTACTCCTCTCCCACAATCTGCACTGCAATCCGTGATGTTGGTGTATATGGAGGAGGGAGTGGTTGGTGACACATGTGGCCATATTTGGCCTCAACATACATCACCTGCCTCCAGATCAGCCAATAGCAAAATTGCTATAGCCACATTTACAACAGTAGAGGGCAGTGTGTCAAAATGCGCCTTCACCACACTTAGTGTCGAATTCAAACACTGTGCTCTAAAATGTCAAGATTGAACCTGAATCTATCAACAACACTGTATTAcctgtatatgtattttttcagctgtaaaagAAGTGTAGGGATTTAGTTACTTATTAAGTTTATTTAAATGCAAGaacctacttaagtaaaatggctcaacttcctcctccaccaggagGGTGAGTGGAGACCAGCACAGATATCAGAGTGTGTAAATATTAGAGTTAGATCCTTCTGGCCAGCTGACAGTTTGTTGTGCTGCTCCCAAGTGgccaacaaataaacaagtattttcattaattaattattaattaagtTATAGTTTAGTTTTCATAGAAAATGTTGCATTGGACACTTAACCAAATTATCATTAGTGCTTAATCTCAATCAGGCaggtattatcattattatcttAGAGGAATAAACTAacttttatttgtgtaaaataTACAAGCTTGGTAAAGTAGAGGAATAAAAGTTATATGTGGTTCTTGAGTCTGTTTTATGGTAATAATTCAGTGCACTTTTCAAAAAGGGAAGTCATCTATATTGTACATCTGTGATGAGCTCCTGCGCAGGAAACTCATTTATATAACACAAGactcactttgtttttcattagatttatttaaaaatcaaacatttggATCAAATTTACAGGAATAACACAAATTACATGAACATTCAGACATTTACAATTTTAGTACCATGTGGAAAACATTATGTGGAAGGAATTAAGTTTCACATCGAGTACGGTTCACTCTGTCGACATGAGTATAACTTATTCATAAAACTGTGAGATGTACCAGAGGTAGGTGTTGAATTCACAGTCATCATTATCTCACTGCTCGCTGACTGAGgttctttttattattcatattagcTTCAAAGCACTGAGGGCACGAACAAATGAGACgcttaaaaaaaaggaatacaaatattatCTTGTAGCATACTGACTTATCAACATTTATTAAGGCACTAATAACAAGTATTTAAAATTGCTCTTTGTTGTGATTTGATTAGTACGTTTGAATTCTAGGTCTCATCTTCTCATTTATACAACTCTGGTGGCAAAGACATGATAAAGTGCTGGATAGGAAACTGTGGTCACTTCGTATTAGAAGAAAAATATATCTCTGTGTCAGCGTGTAAGTGTTGACAGTACCTGTTTCATAAAATATAGTAAAACACTAAAGAGAGTAGACAGCAGTCTGGAGGAATGAAGACAAAGCTGTAGCCCTGAAGAGAACAGCATCTGCTTAAGATTCTTTTCTACATTCAAAAATACGTCAGCAGGGGGAAACTTTCTGAGCAGAAACGTCCTTTAAACGTCTTTGTTCAAGTTCTTCTTTGGATCCAGCGAAGGAAGATTGTCCTGACAATATGTCATACAACTGCTAGTACAGTAAGTCACAGACTTATTTCAGTACAGGTGTTCTTTAGCAAGTCCGTctgaaaggaaacagaaaataatgttAGTAAAGTAAAAGGTCAACAATATCTGTAACCTTTAGCAGATTAAGAATGTAGTAACTGCACTGTTAATATAAATTACCTTGCTGAAGGCTAATGTGCATATTGTGGTTGAGTTGATGCAACCCAGTGTTTTGGTCATAGCGTGCAAACTGCAAACTGAAGGGATCCATGGCAGTGAACCGCTCTGCAGGCAGCGTCTCCTCTGGGGGGGCCGTGGAGGGGCCGAGGGGCTCCTGCTCCAAATGACAGGGCCCGCTCCTGCTGCACACTAAACCCTGCTGATAGGAGTACGACACACCAGCCGGGTCGTACGTGTTGCTTTTTCTTGTGGCCGTGTCCAGGTCTTTCAGGATGCTGTCGATCACGCCGTCGTCGAGGACCAGGTCACACTTGAGAGGAAGGACAGAGGGGTGAGGTGGGTGCTGGGGCCAGTCACCGGCTGAGGGCAGGGGGCTGTGAGCCGTACGCTGAAGGGGCTTTATGGTGTGATACATGTCAAAGCTACTGGCCAGAGAGGAAATCTGCTGCGCCAGGATACTGATCTCTGCCTGCTCCCATTCATTGTACTGGTTAGACTCTGAGGACGTAGGCGACTGGTTGGGGGTTAGAAGACTGGAGTGTGCATGCATCACTTGGTGCTGGGGCACATGTTGCACTTGGAAAAGGTCGCCCCCTTCTGGCTGCTCTAGAAGGCTGTAATCGTCTTGATGCAGAGCACATTCCACCAGGCTCCCACACATGTCGGACGCCGACGGGTAGTCTGGAACCAATCGAGCATCAGATGTACAAGACTGGAAATCATCGTttggagatgaggaggaggagagcggagaGGTCGGCCTGACCTCACCAAAGGCTGCCTGGTCAAAGGAGTGTCCAGCGGCCGCAGGGAGGGAGTCGGAGGGCCTTGGGTGACAGGTGAGCGCTGCCTCTGGGTAGGAGTAGTAGGAGGGAGAGGCCTCCGGGGAGGACAGCAGCTGATCGCTGTATCCGTGCACATCCATCAGGAGGTCATGGCTGAGctcttcctgctgcagaggGGAGCCGGAGGAGGCCGGGCTGTAGGGAGGCGTGAAGAGAGCGGTGGGGACGTCACCCGAGGGAACAGGTGAGCTCCCATCTCGGGAGTAGACACACGCCGAGTAGCCTCGCTCCGACTCCCTCCTCACTCTGACACCTGCTGGCTCCTCGCTCTGGCTGTCGGAAGTCCTCTGCCTTTTGAAAGATTTAGTGTTATTGTAGGTCTGAGAGTGTGGAGCCTGTTGAGCTGCAATATGGCAGGAGTTAGCCGGAGATGATGGCCTGAAGGCATCGCTGCCAATTTCCTTCTGCAGGAATCTGGCCTCTGTTTCACTACGAGAGCAGAAGAATGTGTTATAAGTCAAGGTTTTTAGGTTTGGAAGCTCTGCAGCCTGTTTATCGGTTTGTCTGAAGCAGTTTTTCATACCTGATGATGTAGTTAGTGCAACTGATGCCCTGACACTCAGAGTCCTTGATAGCTCGAGTGTAGACCCAGGCCCAGGACAGATCCTCGCACTGGAGTCTCAGCACCATCTCCACCTGGAAGCCCTCATCTGTGTCTActggagcagacagagaggagaaagttAAGTTTAGTACGATCCATCATCACAGGGAAATCAGGGCTTTTACTCTCAGATGTTTGATAATACGGCGGAAAAaatccacacatgcacataaattGGCATTTTCCTCCTCGCTCTTTTGGAAATTAACAATGTAGTGTTTTAACATCCCTGTGGATCATCTTGAGCTGATTCCAAGCTTCTCAGAAACAGTGCAAGATTAAAAGATTAGGGaggaataaaactaaaaaatgtaGAGATATTTGGAGATTTGCAGACTGCAGAGAAAGGTCGGCGGGCCACATTTTCTATGATTAAATTGAATTTCCAAGTTATGTTTATTAATTGTTTGACAATTATATTCATCAAGGCTGTGGGCTGTTCAGTATTCAGTGAAATGCAGTGTGAGTGCTCCCTGCTGTCGATTGGGCACTTACTTATACTTCTGTGAGAATCTGCACTCAGCGACAGGTCGTCAGGGTGGATGAGGCTGTACCACGATCGCCCGGTCATCTCATCGGCTGAATACCCCAGATAGAATAAAACACTgtaagacaaagacacaaacgtTAGTCAGGAACAAGTATTAGGACATTTTAATGCTATCAGTTTGAAGGTGGGACAGTCGTTGTACCTGTCTGACAGCTGAGTGAAGCTCATGTCCAGCCTGTGGACGCTGGTGAAGCTGTGACAGAAGCTGGAGTCGGAGCTGCTCAGCCGGTTCACTGTGGGGGTGCACAGGGCCACAAACAGAGGACCGGGGGCGGTGGAGGGGGACGGACTGGGCAGAGGGACGGACTGGAAGCTGCCCCTGACCAGCATGGAGCAGGAGCtgctgtggtgcagcttgaagGCCTTGGAGGTTTGCATACAACATATGAAGCTTCGCTCTGAAGGAGGAAACAAGAGAGTTTAGCTTTAAAACTTTAtccaggggcggatccaggggcaGGCCCAgggggcactggccccagctCAAATCTGAATGGCACTGATAGTAAACACTTACAAACAAAACTaccaacaaatataaaacaatttaaGAAATACACAAGGTGCTTGAACAAGGTAAAAAAATCAAcatatattcaatgatgtgaAGCTTTGCTCAAAGATCTAACAAGGAATCACTTAAATATGCACCTTATTGAATCAGGAATTATtaatggatgttggacatatactTGACCTCTCTGTGTAAACTGTGGCCCTTTGATTGCCCCCGATTTAGAATAAACATAAATCTGCCCCTGCTGGACTTTACTGTGAGTCACTGTAGATTACATCGAACCATTTCAATTTAGAGCAAAAATTACATCTGACATTTTCTGCTCACCagcttttttattaaattttacTTTGCACAAGGTCAGAATTGGGGGGTAATGAATAGATTTATGGTACAAAAGGAGCCGTGGTATCCAGGAGCATGGCACTAAGTGCATCAGCAACATAAGTAGCCACAAATCTCCATGGTTACTGTGCTAATTATACACAGGGTTACAAACAGAGAGTTAAACGCTACATGGCCAATTTGAAGTCTTTAAAGTTACCTGTTGATGAGTTGTTTTCCATGTCCAGGTTTAATTTTACATCGTCAACATCAGAGGCTTCCAGCATGTCATAGAAAGTGTGTCCTTGAAGCACGTCAATCTGTGAAAGTCACATGTTCATTCAATACAACACGTTAAAGCCCAGAGTGAAATAATCAGGCAGTAAAGGCAATATTTCACAGAGAAAAAGTTTAATATCAAATCTGCAGACTCACCATTGACAGACCCAGGTATTCTGCTACATTTTCCGACACATAGACCAGTTTCCCGCGGGAGGTGGTGACCAGGACGAAGCCGTGCAGAGCCTGGAGGAAGGCCTCGTACGGTAGAGAGCAGTGAGGTCCGTCCCCAGGGAGGACTCCTGAGAGAGGACAGATAGGTAAAGCTTTGGTGAGCATCTCTGCAGTCACAGCTCTTTTCTCTAGGAATTCATTCCCATTTGGTTTGGCAGTGACACATGCTGACTAAAGTTTGAAAGTTATAAAAGTGTGACTGAAGTTAGTTGACTCACCCCGGAGGAGGACAGACTTCCTGATGTAGGTGCAGATGGCTGCCATGGAGTGCAGGTAGGACAGACGCTCCTGGTCGTCGTGGGGGATGGGAAGCAGAGCCCGCATTTTCCTGATCTCGTGATTGATGCGGTCCCGCCGGGATTTGGACGCTCCTTTGGTGGATCTGTGAGAGACCATGTTGGATGAGGTCAGAGTTTGGATGAAAACTGGACCAACTAAATCTGGAGAGCCAGAGTTCAGAGTCACTCCTTCcacactttaatttgaaaaaaaatctttctcCTCCATGGGAAATCTAATAATTGGCCTGAACAGATCTAGCCTCTTTTTCACAATTCAGCCCCGGTGTCTCCTCCCCATGAGCAGAATGGGACTTTGAATATGGAGGGTTCCTATGGAAACTGCTCTCAGTAGATGCAGTCTGTGTGATCACTATCTGTCTGGGCCCATCCACAGAGAGCCGGGGCTTTTATAGCTGCCAGGGCTTCAGCGGGGGCGTCGCACACAAAGGGGGAGGCAgggcttctgctgctgctcccttcCCTGCCTTATACAGTGGGTGTCCTCAGAGCGGTGGGGGGGACCCACGTCATAAGGACACACAAAGTGCCACAAAAGGAGAAATTACACCAGGATGACTCCCAGTGTGTATTTATGATAATGGGAGAGTAAAAATAGATCATTGATTTTTCTTCAGGAGGCTGATACAACTATCACAAGATTAGAAGTTTATTAATGAATCTATATTAATACTGTTCCACTATAAATTCACAGACACTATAAATCCCCAGTGGGATTATTCCATGTGAATTCAGGTAATGTTGTTGCAGGAGGTTTCTGCACCAGATCAATATGACTGAGGCTAATCTTGAGTGACTTGATAATCATTTTAATGCAGCATCACTTAGCAGGATTAGTACCATGCACCTACTGGGCTGCAGACAGTGGGTGATGTGTGAAAACTGGTGATTGCGAGTGTTCCCAGCAGGCGTGTGTTGGTTCAGCCACTAGAGGACACATTGCAGTGAGGACGAGGAGTTTCACTCA is a window encoding:
- the npas4l gene encoding neuronal PAS domain-containing protein 4-like yields the protein MVSHRSTKGASKSRRDRINHEIRKMRALLPIPHDDQERLSYLHSMAAICTYIRKSVLLRGVLPGDGPHCSLPYEAFLQALHGFVLVTTSRGKLVYVSENVAEYLGLSMIDVLQGHTFYDMLEASDVDDVKLNLDMENNSSTERSFICCMQTSKAFKLHHSSSCSMLVRGSFQSVPLPSPSPSTAPGPLFVALCTPTVNRLSSSDSSFCHSFTSVHRLDMSFTQLSDSVLFYLGYSADEMTGRSWYSLIHPDDLSLSADSHRSIIDTDEGFQVEMVLRLQCEDLSWAWVYTRAIKDSECQGISCTNYIISETEARFLQKEIGSDAFRPSSPANSCHIAAQQAPHSQTYNNTKSFKRQRTSDSQSEEPAGVRVRRESERGYSACVYSRDGSSPVPSGDVPTALFTPPYSPASSGSPLQQEELSHDLLMDVHGYSDQLLSSPEASPSYYSYPEAALTCHPRPSDSLPAAAGHSFDQAAFGEVRPTSPLSSSSSPNDDFQSCTSDARLVPDYPSASDMCGSLVECALHQDDYSLLEQPEGGDLFQVQHVPQHQVMHAHSSLLTPNQSPTSSESNQYNEWEQAEISILAQQISSLASSFDMYHTIKPLQRTAHSPLPSAGDWPQHPPHPSVLPLKCDLVLDDGVIDSILKDLDTATRKSNTYDPAGVSYSYQQGLVCSRSGPCHLEQEPLGPSTAPPEETLPAERFTAMDPFSLQFARYDQNTGLHQLNHNMHISLQQDGLAKEHLY